From Clarias gariepinus isolate MV-2021 ecotype Netherlands chromosome 2, CGAR_prim_01v2, whole genome shotgun sequence, one genomic window encodes:
- the LOC128506270 gene encoding E3 ubiquitin-protein ligase TRIM16-like — MAEASISVDQDQFICPVCLDLLKDPVTLPCGHSFCKVCINGHWDQENQKGVYSCPQCRDTFTPRPVLRRNNMLAEVVEKLKKKTEVPAVSPAHCYAGPGYVECDFCTGRKHKAVKSCLTCLASLCETHLKPHLELPALKKHTLIEASAKLQEKVCSEHDEVLKIYCRTDQTCICSMCMLDKHKGHDAVSVAAGRAEKQSELKEEQMKSQQKIQEKQKKVQELKQAVNTIKMSAQTAVEDSERIFTELISSMEKKRSEVTELIRAQEKTELSRAERLLEQLEQEIADLQRRLTELEQLSHTHDHIQFFQVLTSGQQFLLENRPDYQTSSISVNQHLSFDGVRNSLSGLKKRLEKFCEEEFNKISPHAAAVQIFSLPEPQSREEFMKYFCYLTLDPNTTHRKLILSEKNRAVRYSEREQQYSDHPERFDSYIQVLCKESVCGPCYWEVEWSGGVSISVSYKDLSRKGLGNKCVFGQNNQSWSLWCSSSSLSFYHNNIKTDLRAPSSSRMGVYVDHSAGTLSFYSVSDTMKLLHRVHTTFTQPLYAGFGLYRWPDSTVRLCDPE; from the exons ATGGCTGAGGCCAGTATTTCGGTAGATCAGGATCAGTTcatctgtccagtgtgtctggatctCCTGAAGGATCCGGTGACTCTTCCCTGTGGTCACAGTTTTtgtaaggtgtgtattaatggTCACTGGGATCAGGAGAATCAGAAGGGTGTCTACAGCTGTCCTCAGTGCAGAGACACTTTCACTCCAAGGCCTGTTCTACGCAGAAACAACATGCTGGCTGAAGTGGTGGAGAAACtgaagaagaagactgaagtCCCAGCTGTTTCTCCTGCTCACTGTTACGCTGGACCTGGTTATGTGGAGTGTGATTTCTGCACCGGGAGAAAACACAAAGCCGTCAAGTCCTGTCTGACGTGTCTGGCTTCTCTTTGTGAAACTCATTTAAAACCTCATCTAGAACTTCCTGCtttgaaaaaacacacattaattgAAGCTTCAGCAAAACTCCAAGAGAAGGTCTGCTCTGAACATGATGAAGTGCTGAAGATCTACTGCCGTACTGATCAAACCTGTATTTGCTCAATGTGCATGTTGGATAAACATAAAGGTCATGATGCTGTATCAGTTGCAGCAGGACGAGCTGAGAAACAG AGTGAGTTAAAGGAGGAGCAGATGAAATCCCAGCAGAAAATccaggagaagcagaagaaggtgcaggagctgaaacaggctgtgaacactataaag ATGAGTGCACAGACAGCAGTGGAGGACAGTGAGAGgatctttactgagctgattagctccatggagaaaaagcgctcggaggtgacggagctgatcagagctcaggagaagactgaactgagtcgagctgaacgactcctggagcaactggagcaggagattgctgatcttcagaggagactcactgagctggagcagctttcacacacacacgatcacatcCAGTTCTTCCAG GTTTTAACTTCTGGACAACAGTTTCTCCTGGAAAACAGACCGGACTATCAGACATCCAGCATCAGTGTCAACCAACATCTCTCATTTGATGGAGTGAGGAACTCTCTCTCAGGTCTGAAGAAGAGACTCGAGAAATTCTGTGAGGAGGAATTCAACAAAATCTCTCCACATG ctgcagcagttcAGATCTTTTCACTACCAGAGCCACAGAGCAGAGAAGAGTTTatgaaat atttctgttatctgactctggatcccaacacGACACATCGTAAACTCATTCTGTCTGAGAAGAACAGAGCGGTGagatacagtgagagagagcagcagtactctgatcatccagagagatttgacTCCTACATCCAGGTGTTGtgtaaggagagtgtgtgtggaccctgttactgggaggtggagtggagcGGTGGTGTGTCCATATCAGTCTCATATAAAGACCTCAGCAGGAAAGGACTGGgtaataagtgtgtgtttggCCAAAACAATCAGTCCTGGAGTCTGtggtgttcttcttcttctctctctttctatcacaacaacattaagactgatctcagagctccatcatcctccagaatgggagtgtatgtggatcacagtgcaggaactctgtccttctacagcgtctctgacacgatgaagctcctccacagagtccacaccacattcactcagcctctgtacGCTGGGTTTGGGCTCTACAGGTGGCCTGATTCTACTGTTAGATTGTGTGATCCAGAATAA